Below is a genomic region from Phycisphaerae bacterium.
CTGATCAACGGAGGCACGGCCGGTTTCAACAGCTACGATGGGGTGCCCTTTTTCAGCCATTCGCACGTATCGGGACAGTCAGGGACGCAAGACAATGACATCGCATACGACACCTCGTTGCCAAACGACCCGACAAGCGAGGAAATGAAAGGCGCCCTCAAGCGGGCGATCGGCCGGCTCCTGTCGTTTAAGGACGATCAGGGAGAACCGATGGCGCTGAGCCCCGAGGGCCTTGTCTGTGTCGTTCCGCCTTCCATGCTGTACACGGCCCTCGAGACGGTGAGCGCGGCGATGATCGGACAGACTACGAATGTTCTGTCGGGGGTCGCCAGAGTAATCTCGCTGCCGGGCCTTTCGGCAGCAGACACCTGGTACCTGCTCAAGACCGACGGCGTGGTGCGGCCCTTCATCTTCCAGGATCGCGAGCCGATCGAGTTCGGTGCTCTGGCGGAGGAAAGCGAAGAGGGCTTCAAGCGAGAGAAGTGGCTCTTCGGTGTGCGGGCGCGGTATCGAGTGATCTACGGGTACTGGCAGTTCGCGGTGCGGGTTGTCTTCAACTGACCAGAGGGACGTGGAGCGAGGGGCAAGGGCGGCGATGCGGGCTTGGGGCGCTGAACTTGCCTCCGCTCCCGGCCAGTGATGACGGGAGAGTCTCATGTCTTACGCGACCAACGCGGACATCGAAGAACGTCTGGGTACGGCGACCTATATCGAGCTGACGGACGACACCGGCTCAGGACAGCCGGACGAGGACAAGGTTACTGAAGCAAGGCTCGCGGCCGAGGCGGAAATCGACAGCTATCTGGGCCGGCGTTTCGCGGTGCCGATCGACGTCGGCGGGCAGCCGGGACTGGTAGCAATGCTGAAGCGGCTGACCCTGGATCTAGCCGAATATCGGCTGCGAATGCGACGACCGCCGGTGACGAAGGACGCCCGGCTGCAATGCGACGCGGCACTGTTGTGGCTCAGTCGAGCGGCTAATGCAGAAGTGGCGTTACCGACGATCGTCGAGTTGCCGTCAAACAGCGGACTCGGCCCGGCGGCCGAAACGGTGGGCGGCGAGCGAGTGCTGACGGGCGACGGATGGGAAGCCGTCTGACCCCACGGGACGGTAGGGCAATCGGGGATTCCTCGTGTGACTATTGGGCGGGCAGCGCCTCCCCGCTGATCATGACCCGTCCGAACGACGCGCCGCCGGTCGTTGAGGCAAGTCCCAACCGACCCCATTCATGCGCGGTCGTCCTGGCTCGCAGCACAGGCTTGTCGGCCTCGTCGATATAGACCTCCACCGTCGCAGTATCGAGGTTTCGGAGAATGCCGATCTGGTGCCATTCCTTTCGCGTGAAGTCGGGCCTGGAAGACAAGGCCGCGGCAGCCAGCCGGATGACCTGACCGTCGGTTACCTGGACCAGTGCGACGTCTGCTTTGCCGGAGAGGTCCGATAGGTCCAATCGAAGGCAATTCAGGTCATTCCGCCAGCCGAAGACGATGGAGGCGCTGCACGGACGGTTGCCGACGGCTTGCTCGAGCCTCAGCCAGGCGGAGAGGCTGAAGTTGCGGAACCTGTATTTGCGGTGCATTGCGGATTCCCAAGCAGGCGGCTGCTTGTCGGGACTGGCTGACAAGGCGGCAACCTGAAGGAATCGTCTTTGCCCGTCCGAACCGATTCGCCAGGCATCGGGTGTGGCCAATTCCCAGGAATCGCTGGGCTGGTCGAGGCCGAACTCATCCAGGAGGTCAACGACCAGATACTCGCTTGGCCGAAGGGACCCAGGAGAGCGGCACCCCGGCAGGACAATCACGGTGGGTGCCAGCCCGAGCAGAATGCAGACTTTGTTAACGGTGGTCATGCTTGGATCTCCGGGGCCGTCTTGCAGGCACACCTCAGCTTATCGGTACAGGATACTTTCCCGTTACGCAACCCGCGACGAGCAGACAGCCTTCCGTCCTTCCCCCCTGTGCGGTTTCAGCAGGGGCTTTTTCCCTAAAGCGTGCCAAAGCCGGGCGGATTGTTGCATGTGCGAGCGGAAGCGGATATACTCTCATACAAGAGCCACGCATGTATCACACGCAGTACGACATGCTACACTGGAATTGCCTCCGGAGGATTATGACATATGGCAGCACCGTATGATGGAAAGTCCATTCTGGTTGTGGACGACGATCCCGATATACTGACCGCGATCGTCGAGCTGTTCAAGGAAAGCGGGGCCGAAATCACCACGGCTTCCGACGGCAATACGGCCGTCAACCTGGCGATGACCAAGAAGCCCGATCTCTTGATCCTCGATGCCATGCTTCCGCGGCGGAGCGGATTCCTGGTTCTGGAGAAGCTCAAGGCCCGCAAACCGCCGGGGACCAAGCCGTTCGTGATCATGATTACCGGCAACCAGGGCAAGCGCTACCAGGAGTGCGCCGAGACCTTCGGCGCGGAAGACTTCAT
It encodes:
- a CDS encoding Mu-like prophage major head subunit gpT family protein; this encodes MAVINTGLLTKGLRSEFFDRMGKVTTYYQDLSTRIPSTSDSETYRWLGTVPRMREWGTGRLAKGLRSESYSVENLKYEATIEVDRDEIADDQTGQIRIRVGELAQRAATHKDYLLAQLLINGGTAGFNSYDGVPFFSHSHVSGQSGTQDNDIAYDTSLPNDPTSEEMKGALKRAIGRLLSFKDDQGEPMALSPEGLVCVVPPSMLYTALETVSAAMIGQTTNVLSGVARVISLPGLSAADTWYLLKTDGVVRPFIFQDREPIEFGALAEESEEGFKREKWLFGVRARYRVIYGYWQFAVRVVFN
- a CDS encoding DUF1320 domain-containing protein; amino-acid sequence: MSYATNADIEERLGTATYIELTDDTGSGQPDEDKVTEARLAAEAEIDSYLGRRFAVPIDVGGQPGLVAMLKRLTLDLAEYRLRMRRPPVTKDARLQCDAALLWLSRAANAEVALPTIVELPSNSGLGPAAETVGGERVLTGDGWEAV
- a CDS encoding response regulator yields the protein MAAPYDGKSILVVDDDPDILTAIVELFKESGAEITTASDGNTAVNLAMTKKPDLLILDAMLPRRSGFLVLEKLKARKPPGTKPFVIMITGNQGKRYQECAETFGAEDFINKPFRMDRLRQSVEDLLAKA